ggatgagatatgtcagtgtcaaaagtgacgttttagtttgaagaaacgtcaaatttgactcTGAGACTCTGACATATCACATATCTAATCCATCGTATCTAGCCGATAATTATATTTGATGTAGGTATCCTAAAGTTCCAATCGGGCCgatatggactcgcgcgcgagaacacAACTTATGCTATACCGCCAGAAGTAGGTATTTCTGAAAAACGGGTAATATTCCGTTTGTCATATATTTCAGATTCTCACAACAAGGTCATAAGAGCTGTTAGAgccgttatggctcctctacacgatgggccagcgccggccacaccaagggacgtagccatgcggtagaaagacatagcaatatcacttactccctctaacgcatacatGCGTCCcaaggagtggccggcgttggcccatcgtgtagagccaTTAGagtagtatacctacctatatatgaAGATGATAACGCATGAAGAGCGAATGAGAATTAGTTCGTACCCGTTTTTAGGTCAGTTTGCTGGTATTTTTAATATTCCTAATGTATGAGACACGAGCAAATATTTATAACAGCATGGGAGATATTTCTATTCGAAGTTCGCTGACATACTTAATTCTTTGTGCGCAATACGCATGGCATATTTGTTAACTGATCTCATAGTTTTTATTAAAGATAGATAAGGATAAAAGATTCAAAATAGTTTATTCGATTAGGTATGTAtaacaatgcgcttatgaacgtcaaataaagctataccggctccaaccgtacacctctgcctcgagaagatttaaatcccccctcaataagaggagggtatcccaatatagGACCGTCAATTATTAGACGGAGCAATTAAATCCTGCTAGTAACCGTGGTCAGTTTTAAGGTATggatacatacatacctatagatgaaaaaaaattaaaaaaatgtaaagaaATACAGTAGGTAATCGCTGGAAACAACTTGAAGATTGGCAATTTGGTAACAAGTAAACTTTTAATTTTCAGGTACACAATGTTGCCAAAGCTGAAAAAATGCTGCTGGTGCCTTTCATTGCGGACAGGATGTTTTCTACTGGCAATTTTATCTTCCGTAAGTATCAAGATactgtaaaattacaaaaacatatttatgacaAGGTTACCAGTTAATATCCGTTCAAAGCCGGACATCTGAGtttcccaaaaaaatatataatatttcatCAGGAAATATGTAAAATCTAAATTCATATTGTGTCATTCATTAGACCTACCGAAATTATAGTATTTTGGATTTTTCTAAAATTACATGTTCAGATTTGAAAGAATCAggcttttaatatttattttagaattaccGAAAATTATTGCGTCTTGTACCGTACAAACTGCGTCGCGACGAAGAGAGAACCTGTCCAAATTCTACGTCTTTTACGATCTCGGCCTAATAATGCCAGCACTTCAGCGAATGAAAAAGTCACATAATTAAATACCAATCCTAATCATTCCAGCTGATCTGCGTGCTGACCATCACGGCTGGCGCGTGGAACCTGCCCAACTACGAGAGACCGGAGGACAACTTCATCGCCATGAGTGCGGTCATGTTCTCCACGCTGTCTCTCATCAGCAACATCGTCATCTTACTGGGGCTGTTACTTGTGAGTTACATTTTAGTATCTTCGTGGTAGACATAACAATGGATGGAACTTGCCTCACTACAAGAGACGAAAGGAGAACTTGATCGCCATGAGTGCAGTCATATTCTCAACGCTGTCTCTCATCAGCAGCATCGTCATCTTACTGGGGCTGTTATTTGTAAGATACAGTATTTATAAAAGACCAATATTCATCCTTCCGTGATCCATTAGGCACATGAATCATAAAAGCCCTTCTGATGGAAAgctatttcaaaaaaaaattctcaAGAAATCAAGAAATTGTATGCTTTTACTCCATTGGCTgggcgacccaaaatgagacttggcctccgacacaagacagtgCCACTTGTATCCTGTGCGACCTGCGAGTTCGCGTAGatccgcctccaccatgtcgcaccaGAGATACCTGAGGCATCTCATAGGACGTCCTCCTGCTAGGCGGCCCAGGTATGCTCTTTACACATTCCTGTCTTCATCCGTTCTTTCAAGATGGCCCAACCATAGAGTCTGTGATTTTTAGTCTCCCCCATGATGTTAGGTTCAGTCACTACGGTCTCTAGGTCTTCAATCTCACGGTTCCTAAGGACCGTCCAGCTTCCATCCGGTCGTTTTTTGGGCCCAGTATCTTACGGACCAGTCTTTTGAGTCCGGTATATTgaataatacaatacaaataaacgTATAGTTAGGTTACTTACAAACTTTTATCTTTGCAGCAATACCAAAGACAAACCCAACAGGATCCGTGTCTCATCGGCTATGAATTCTCATTATGTTAAAAACAATGAACAAAAAGCCGTTTACTTTGTTCACTCTTAACAAACAAAAATTGTTGCGCTTGTCCACgctttaaaataacaattaaataaattaggtaCTATTTTTCTTGTTAAATAAGTCATCGTAACGCCTATTCAAATAAGTTAAGTCGAATAAGTATAAGGATTCCATTCAAATACAGATTCTAATTAGTGTAAATTTAAAGTTTATACTTTTGTTTTTACCTGTAAGTATacttaattttcttttgtttagaAAACCTTTAGAGTTCATCGTTTGCTCGACacaatacataggtacttatactagtaactatttattaatctgTGCTTATACTACCTAGTTTACGTACTGTATGTACTGTCAATGTATGTTACGTAGGTACCAGTGGCgccgcgtcaaacatatccataggcaagccggggcaatataatttggcttacacatttcctttacaactctgctcaaacgtccaaaaacaggcaagccggtgggaatcggcttttatggacgcgccgccactggtaggtacctatagttcttTTGTACAAAATAGGTCAACCGTGTGAATATGCGTCTTTTAAAGATTTCTTCTCAAAATCAGGGTACCCTCTGGCAAGCCGATCCGAGAAAAACGATTGCCCTTACAATATCTAGGCACATGAAGGTTGGGGCTATAATAGTCTCCATCATCTCCATGTATTATAACCtactaaggcccaaggtcctacctaaagtacttattcagttcgatgaagtttaattcatattcaattggaacagagtagcatttgttttgtttcgttcaattttcaaacaaaaccaaaatcaactctattccgtGCAATGAAGGTTCAAATTCTGTGGAAAATTATgggtttttcatttgtatggctgggccttatgAAGATATTATGTGTATATTAACCCTTTTTTTGTCTATTCCAGAAACGTCCCGGCTTCCTGCAGCTGACGATCCTCTTCAACTCCGTCTTCATCTTATGCCTGTTCCTAGTGGCGCTGGTCTTATGTCTCTTCAGCCCGAAGGCGGAACCGTACCTTAGGGAACCGCTAAACATCGTGCTGATCGTGTTGGCTATATGCGCTGGCGTGGGTGAGTAACAGAGAGAAATATACCAGTATAAatgtaaaaaaccggccaagtgcgagtcggactcgcgtttctagggttccgtacataagtccgactcacgcttgactgcacatttctaataggttttcctgtcatctataggtaaagaactattttgtatatttttttcaaaattttagacgataattaaagtttcgtaaataaagggggggaatggtaattttttgggtattttattaaataacttcgaacctatgttttttaaaattataaaaaaatatgtccatcatTGGGTTcttaatttacatatgtgtaccaaatttcaacttaattggtccagtagtttccgagaaaataggctgtaacagacggacagacaaacagatgcacgagtgatcctataagggttccgttttttccttttgtggtacggaaccctaaaaataccagGCTCCGTTCAAAGTACAAAGTACCACCAACTTCCTGATATTCATTCGATTAGGTTAGGCACTGATAGGAGTACTagtcggctagtctgtggccatgagtaagcccattcataataaaaaaaaaaagacgtgtCTCCTGGGTACTTAATTCTTTTCTTTTTCTGTTGCAGTGTATTCTTTCTACTACAAGATGGTAGTCAACAGTACCTACCGTCAAATGAAGACTTGGAACGAAAGCGCTATTCCTGTATAACGCAAGGGTATTTAGGCTAtaagtataataggtacctacctcacAATATAAATTATACTTATGTTAACGAGAATTAAAGTGAGAGGTATTGACTGCATTTGTAAGGATATTCAAACATTTAGAACAATTTTATTGCACTGGCCAAATATGAtctgtatgtcggcggccgatcgtaagatcaggcatatcgtgaagttcctaggcatatcgtgaaacgatGACCGttgtgaaaatctttgaccgtTCCCTGCGTCGAGcagggctcctatttctggacagtttgccctttgggcatctgaagcaacctaacggaCCTATCCTACCTATGTATTGGATTAACGTggctatcgtcaaaacattacataggaacattacgatctgcctgatcttacaatCTGCCGCCGACATGTACATAGACTGCCTGTCCAAGAGCGAGATAGCAGATAGTGGAAAGGTGAACGAGGAGTGAGATAGAAGGAGATTTTATTGGTTGATTTTTATCTTGCTCGCCGCTCTACTTCAGTAAGCTGGATCCAGACGTAACGTGTAATGTAAGATCCCGCGTAATATagggagggtctgccatcttgtggcctggaTCTGAAACATATGTGCACCGCAAaagctaccatctaccgttctcgtaggtacgtttccttgtgcgtagtaggttctgccatcttgtgggctcggaagcataaacgtcacgtttacacctcgcgccaaaaatcggACTGTGACTGCTTCTATGCTGCCTACAGTTCATGTACGTACGCCCCCTATAGCGTCAACGTGTGGATGCGCTAAGAACCGACAGGCGATGGATCCGGCAACGCCTGCCACTCCAAGGGTCGCATTTAtaaagggagcaagtgatattgctatctcattctaccgcatggcgtcccttggagtggccggagctggcccatcgtgtagaggagccattacatgtACTCGTAATGCCGTCCACACGCAGAATTAGTATTACATTACACGATGGATTACATTACATGTTACAGCCGCATGGAGTTCTGGACCCGGCTGTAGACCCctggcccacttgcaccattccactaacccgggcttaatcggttaaacttaacacagtgtcaaattgtactggtaaccacggtaactccatggtttaaccggttaaccccgggttagtgaatggtgcaagtggccctgtGACCACATATGACGAGCCAATGTACATAGTTGTGCCTTTTGTACCTACAACAATTAATTTATTGTACTAAGAAATTGAGGTTGCTTAACATTATTTGCAATTTATATTGAACCTCACTTtagtataatatttaatttaagtatataAACTTGTATAGTGTGTTTTCATAAAAACCCTAACGATTACACAgtggtttgattttaaaaattattctaaTTCCATGGGTttccatgacaacacactaataatattagtctaatatcgccATCGGTCAAGAAATAAACAGCGGCACAGTCGTTCAAATCAATGAGTTTCTCGGTATGCATttacggaatatcatttgatatttaccactagcttttcatgatggaaaacatcgtgaggaaacctgcatacatacGTGAAAAAATTCAAAGTGTATGTGACGTTCTcgtattgggccagcgtggggactaagtaggtatagcccaaaccctctcacgcacgagaggaggcctgtgctcagcagtgggacgcatATAGGctgattttttttcataatttaaatgaacaTACTAAATGTGctgtataatatgtatttgcGTAAAAACTTATTCTTTTTGTGAAGACGAAAATGCAGAAATAATGGATtgtattaattttagaaagcttTATGGTGATTGGTTCGCTAGGAAGTATGAATGaaacgttttattttttgtacgtTAAGAAtagttaattaattttaagGAAGATAACGCTTATTTATATACTGTACTTGTTATATTGTTACTCAATCGatatatatttatgaaatataggaaataaaattgtttttaatatcAATTCTTTGCTTTTAGAACCAACTATTTATATAGTGCCTGAAATTTAAAAACCAATAAAATCCGGtttgaaattactttatttgcttattatattatattatattatcttaTCTAATAAAAGACCATCTTATAATAACATGTCTAACTCTGTATATATAATTGATGTTTCTTTTGGTatgttcccatttgtctccGCCTGGTACCTATAGCTGCGGTCACGTCAGGCGGGGACAAATAGGAATTCATCTTTTTTATATCCCAGACACTAAAATGTCAGTTCGATTATCgtatgaattatctcaggtgattttttcgggctcggaccctaatctgttaaacaaaagatatggtttcctttatgcagttggttacctaaaatgtttactgctaatagccccgacgtaagtaacgggaacaagcccgtttaaaaagcaaatttaccgTTCTAATTGTATGGTTCAGATTCATGAAACAGCCAattcggagataacacgtttttgtTATCTCCAGAAACAAGACCACCCTGattgttctctgaacaagctatcatatgaatttgaaccttaatactatcacgatagtttctttttaaacgacatggttgctttggcacgtgctgtagaccgctcttaaaagaaacaaagacTTTGttgtttaacggattagcacccgaactcgaaaaaatcacctgagataattcatactatagCTAATACGCTTCCAACCTTAAAGAGCGCATTCCCATATTAAATATGGACAATACACTTGCAACTCTTCtcgtgttgcaggtgtccatgatTGGTGTTATAGTCTGGTATTGTCTATAAAAAAATTGACTAGCCAATCAACTGGCATTTGTACCAAAGAAAAGGACGCTTAGCACGAGGCATTTCGTACACTGACCCTCCTGTTCCTGCCGGccagccaaggttacaatcttgcttcgacaacgaaaagcattatgtttctctatcacttttccTTATGGAATGTCTTTAAAATAATAGGTCAGTTTTAGTATTTGGGATATAAAAAGTAGAATATTTAGAACAAAtacgcatttttttaa
This window of the Cydia fagiglandana chromosome 15, ilCydFagi1.1, whole genome shotgun sequence genome carries:
- the LOC134671500 gene encoding uncharacterized protein LOC134671500 produces the protein MLQKRYTMLPKLKKCCWCLSLRTGCFLLAILSSLICVLTITAGAWNLPNYERPEDNFIAMSAVMFSTLSLISNIVILLGLLLKRPGFLQLTILFNSVFILCLFLVALVLCLFSPKAEPYLREPLNIVLIVLAICAGVVYSFYYKMVVNSTYRQMKTWNESAIPV